Genomic segment of Streptomyces longhuiensis:
CCGTTCCTCGACGAGGGCATGGTGTCCCTCGCCGATCTCGACCCGGGCACGGACGGCAAGACGGTCGTGGTGCGCCGGATCGGTGAGCCGATCCAGACGGACGCTCAGCTGATGTACACGCTGCGGCGTGCGGGCATCCAGCCGGGCTCCGTGGTCAGCGTGACGGCGTCGCCGGGCGGGGTCCTGGTGGGCAGCAGCGGTGAGGCGGCGGAGCTGGAGGCGGACATCGCCTCGCACGTGTTCGTCGCCAAGCGCTGAGCCGGCGCCGGGCGCCCTGACCCGGGGTAACTTACTGGCGCGTCAACTCCTGTTCCCACAGGCGCAGTTGGGACCTCCTCGCATTCCCCGAGAACTCTCGCAGAAACCAAGATTCACTGCGCGGAATCGCAGCGCGCGGACGTTTTGCGTGCAAGGCTGTCGCGAGAGGCATATGACCTGAGGACTCTTGACCGTCTCGGTTTCGGGTCCCCACCGGTCCGGCCGCGCGGGCGGGGAGGGGGGCAGGACGATGTGCCGACGTACCCAGACGGGGCGCAGACAGACAGGGCGCAGACAGACAGAGGGCCCCGGCGCCTTACGGCGCCGGGGCCTGTCCTCCCCTGTGCTGACCCGGAGCCCCGAGCTCCCAGGGTCATCCCCTTCGGACCGATTTCCCCGAGCGGTCCGCCTCCCGTTGAAGATCTCCCCTCGGCGGCGGCGGTCAATCCTTGAGCGTGGTCACTCGAACGAGGGGTGTTGCCGAGAACGACCGCGTTTTCGAAAAAGAGTTCGATAACGTGCGCGGGTACGCGATTGCAGGCGCGACCACAAGGGGGTGCCAGGGCCTATGGCGCGGCGTATCGACGTGACCGGGGCGGGCGGCGTGAGTCTCGCCGCGTGGGAGTTCGCCGACCCTCCCAAGACGGGCGAGGTCGACCAGTCCCCCGGCGTGCTGTTACTGCACGGCCTGATGGGCCGGGCCTCGCACTGGGCGGGCACCGCCCGCTGGCTCTCCGAACGCCACCGTGCCGTGGCGCTCGACCAGCGCGGCCACGGCCAGAGCCAGAAGCCCCCCGAGGGCCCCTACGACCGCGAGGCGTACATCCAGGACGCCGAGGCCGCCCTCGTCCAGCTCGGCCTCGCGCCGGCCGTCGTCATCGGCCACTCCATGGGCGCGCTCACCGCCTGGCAGCTCGCCGCGCGCCGCCCCGACCTCGTCCGGGCCGTGATCATCTGCGACATGCGGGCCTCCGCGCTCGGGGCGGCGTCCCAGCGCGAGTGGGAGGACTGGTTCGACGCCTGGCCCTCGCCCTTCGCCACGCTCGCCGACGTACGGAAGTGGTTCGGCGAGGACGACCCGTGGGTGGAGCGGCCCCAGCCCTCGCGCGGTGAGTTCTACGCCGAGGTCATGACGGAGAGCCCCGACGGCTGGCGGCCCGTGTTCGACCACCGGCAGATGCTGGTCTCCCGGGCCACGTGGGTCTACGACGCGCACTGGGAGGAGCTGGCCCAGGTCCGCTGCCCCACCCTCGTCGTCCGCGGCCTCGACGGCGAGCTGGGCCGCGCCGAGGCGCAGGAGATGGTCCGCGTCCTGCCCAGGGGCGAGTACGCGGAGATCGCGGACGCCGGGCATCTCGTCCACTACGACCGGCCGGAGGCGCTGCGCTCCGCCATCGAGCCTTTCCTGGACGGCGTGCTCACCAGCGGCGGAACCTCGTAGCGGCCGACCCGGGGGTCAGGGGCCGAGGCGTTCGACGCGCCAGGCGCCGGACGGCTCGCGGACGTAGCGCAGCCGGTCGTGGAGGCGGTTCTCGCGGCCCTGCCAGAACTCGACCGTGCGCGGGGTGACGCGGAAGCCGCCCCAGTGGTCGGGCACCGGGATGTTCTCGCCCTCCGGGTAGCGCTCGGTGAGTTCGGCGTACGCGGTGTCGAGTTCGGCGCGTGAGGTGAGGACCTGCGACTGGGCGCTGGCCCACGCGCCGAGCTGGGAGCCGCGCGGGCGGGAGCGGAAGTACGCGGCCGTCTCCTCGCGGCTCGTGTGGGCGACGGTGCCGGAGACGATGACCTGGCGGGCCATCGGGTGCCAGGGGAAGAGCAGCGCGATCTCGCGGTTCGCCGCCAGGTCGCGGGCCTTGCGGGAGCCGTAGTTCGTGTAGAAGACGAAGCCCCGGTCGTCGTAGGCCTTGAGCAGCACGGTGCGTGAGCTCGGCCGGCCGGCCGCGTCCGCCGTGGAGACCACCATCGCGTTCGGCTCGTACAGGACGCCGCGCGCCCGCGTGGCCTCGTTGAACCAGAGCTCGAACAGTTCCATCGGGCGAGCGGGGACGTCCTCCTCCAGGAGTCCCTCACCCGGCGGGCGGTACTGCGCACGCATGACGGCGGGATTCTGGGGTGCGTGGTGGTCGTGGTCGCTCACGCGGTCATCCTGCCGTACGCGTGGGGCAGTCGGCCGCGTGGAGTTCATCACTGAGTGGCACTGAGTGCCGCGTGCTCTCCCCAAGGGTGGCACCAACGGATATCGTCGTCGGTCCCGCCGCCCCTTCGGTTGGGTGACCGCCTGCCGAACGGGGCATCACCGGGGTGACCGATCCGGCCCGTGAGTTCACCGCCGCAGAACGGTTACGCCCATGCGGACCGCACCCGACCGCCGCGGTCCTGCGTCGTACACCCGCAGAGCCGTACACCGCAGAAGCCGTACACCCGCAGAGTCGTACACATTCAGAGGAGCCGCCTGATGTCCGACCCCGGCCTTGACCCCGGCAGTGCCCCCGGCTTCGTGCCCGGCCTCGAGGGAGTCGTCGCGTTCGAGACGGAGATCGCCGAACCGGACAAGGAGGGCGGCGCCCTTCGGTACCGGGGCGTCGACATCGAGGATCTGGTCGGCCAGGTCTCGTTCGGCAACGTCTGGGGCCTGCTCGTCGACGGGGCCTTCAACCCGGGCCTGCCGCCCGCCGAACCGTTCCCCATCCCCGTCCACTCCGGCGACATCCGCGTCGACGTACAGTCCGCGCTCGCCATGCTCGCGCCCGTGTGGGGCCT
This window contains:
- a CDS encoding alpha/beta fold hydrolase, whose translation is MARRIDVTGAGGVSLAAWEFADPPKTGEVDQSPGVLLLHGLMGRASHWAGTARWLSERHRAVALDQRGHGQSQKPPEGPYDREAYIQDAEAALVQLGLAPAVVIGHSMGALTAWQLAARRPDLVRAVIICDMRASALGAASQREWEDWFDAWPSPFATLADVRKWFGEDDPWVERPQPSRGEFYAEVMTESPDGWRPVFDHRQMLVSRATWVYDAHWEELAQVRCPTLVVRGLDGELGRAEAQEMVRVLPRGEYAEIADAGHLVHYDRPEALRSAIEPFLDGVLTSGGTS
- the pdxH gene encoding pyridoxamine 5'-phosphate oxidase encodes the protein MRAQYRPPGEGLLEEDVPARPMELFELWFNEATRARGVLYEPNAMVVSTADAAGRPSSRTVLLKAYDDRGFVFYTNYGSRKARDLAANREIALLFPWHPMARQVIVSGTVAHTSREETAAYFRSRPRGSQLGAWASAQSQVLTSRAELDTAYAELTERYPEGENIPVPDHWGGFRVTPRTVEFWQGRENRLHDRLRYVREPSGAWRVERLGP